A region from the Geobacter benzoatilyticus genome encodes:
- the leuS gene encoding leucine--tRNA ligase, giving the protein MEEKYIPRNVEEKWQKTWEENKTCKVTEDPAKPKYYLLEMFPYPSGRIHMGHVRNYSIGDVIGRFKRLRGFNVLHPMGWDAFGMPAENAAIQHKSHPAKWTYENIAYMRSQLKKMGFSYDWDRELATCDLDYYKWEQKMFLEMYGKGLAYKKTSYVNWCPKCETVLANEQVEDGACWRCDSEVTQKELEQWFFKITDYAEELLENTGKLPGWPERVLTMQRNWIGKSYGCEIDFPVEGGLSKIRVFTTRQDTLFGATFMSLAPEHPMALELTTPDRRAGVEAFIDKVKKTDKIRRTAEDFEKEGVFTGSYCINPVTNRKMPIYLANFVLLDYGTGAVMAVPTHDQRDFEFAKKYDLPLQVVIQPEGETLDPAAMTAAYTEIGTMANSGPFDGLRSDEAKEKIADYLAKEGIGIKTVNYRLRDWGISRQRYWGNPIPVIYCDICGVVPVPEKDLPVVLPMDVEFTGEGGSPLKKLDSFVNVPCPHCGQMARRETDTMDTFVQSSWYFLRYCCPDFAAGPIDKARAAYWMSVDQYIGGIEHAVLHLLYARFFTKALRDLGYVSVDEPFTNLLTQGMVIKDGAKMSKSKGNVVDPDALINRYGADTARLFSLFAAPPEKDLDWSDQGVDGSFRFLSRVWRLVCDLLPFVGKGTAVDPAALSDEALALRRSVHKTIRKVTDDIDERFHFNTAIAAIMELVNSIYAFEPKNAPENGPVLTEAIESVVIMLSPFVPHVAEELWESLGHRGGVESAGWPSFDPAAAVDAEFLIVVQVNGKLRGKLTVSVDATEEQVKAAAFADEKVKPWLEGKQLRKAIYVPGKLLNIVVG; this is encoded by the coding sequence GTGGAAGAGAAATACATCCCCCGAAACGTCGAAGAGAAATGGCAAAAAACCTGGGAGGAGAACAAAACCTGCAAGGTCACTGAAGACCCTGCCAAGCCCAAGTATTACCTTCTCGAAATGTTTCCCTATCCATCGGGCCGTATCCACATGGGGCACGTGCGCAACTATTCCATCGGCGACGTTATCGGGCGTTTCAAGCGCCTGCGGGGGTTCAACGTTCTTCATCCCATGGGGTGGGACGCCTTCGGCATGCCGGCGGAGAATGCGGCCATTCAGCATAAGAGCCATCCGGCCAAGTGGACCTACGAGAACATTGCCTATATGCGGAGCCAGCTCAAGAAAATGGGGTTCTCCTACGATTGGGACCGCGAACTGGCCACCTGCGACCTGGACTACTACAAGTGGGAACAGAAGATGTTCCTGGAGATGTACGGGAAAGGGCTTGCCTACAAGAAGACCTCTTACGTCAACTGGTGTCCCAAATGCGAGACGGTTCTGGCCAATGAGCAGGTGGAGGACGGAGCCTGCTGGCGCTGCGACAGCGAGGTGACCCAGAAGGAGCTGGAACAGTGGTTCTTCAAGATTACCGATTATGCTGAGGAACTTCTGGAGAACACCGGCAAGCTCCCCGGCTGGCCCGAGCGCGTCCTTACCATGCAGCGCAACTGGATCGGCAAGAGCTATGGCTGCGAGATTGATTTCCCCGTGGAAGGCGGCCTCAGCAAGATACGGGTGTTCACCACCCGCCAGGACACCCTCTTCGGCGCCACATTCATGTCTCTCGCCCCTGAGCATCCCATGGCCCTGGAGCTCACGACGCCGGACCGCCGGGCCGGGGTGGAAGCTTTCATCGACAAGGTGAAAAAGACCGACAAGATCAGGCGGACCGCCGAGGATTTCGAGAAGGAGGGGGTCTTCACCGGATCTTACTGCATCAATCCGGTCACAAATCGCAAGATGCCGATTTACCTTGCCAATTTCGTCCTTCTCGACTACGGCACCGGCGCGGTCATGGCAGTACCGACCCATGACCAGCGCGATTTCGAGTTTGCCAAGAAGTACGATCTGCCGCTCCAGGTGGTTATCCAGCCCGAAGGCGAAACCCTCGATCCCGCCGCCATGACTGCCGCCTATACCGAGATCGGGACCATGGCCAACTCCGGTCCCTTTGACGGGCTGCGCAGCGACGAGGCCAAGGAGAAAATCGCCGACTACCTGGCAAAGGAAGGAATCGGCATCAAGACCGTGAACTACCGCCTGCGGGACTGGGGCATCTCCCGCCAGCGTTACTGGGGAAACCCGATTCCGGTCATTTATTGCGACATCTGCGGCGTGGTTCCGGTGCCTGAAAAGGACCTGCCGGTGGTGCTCCCCATGGATGTGGAGTTCACGGGCGAGGGTGGGAGCCCCCTCAAGAAGCTCGACTCCTTCGTGAATGTTCCCTGCCCCCATTGCGGTCAGATGGCCCGCCGGGAGACCGATACCATGGACACCTTCGTCCAGTCTTCCTGGTACTTCCTCCGTTATTGCTGCCCCGATTTTGCCGCAGGTCCCATCGACAAGGCCAGGGCTGCTTACTGGATGTCGGTGGATCAGTATATCGGCGGCATCGAGCATGCAGTGCTGCACCTCCTCTATGCGCGCTTCTTCACCAAGGCCTTGCGGGACCTGGGGTATGTGAGCGTGGACGAGCCGTTCACGAATCTCCTCACCCAGGGGATGGTCATCAAGGACGGCGCCAAGATGAGCAAGTCCAAGGGGAACGTGGTGGATCCCGACGCACTGATCAACCGTTACGGTGCCGATACCGCCCGGCTCTTCTCCCTCTTTGCCGCGCCGCCGGAGAAGGATCTGGACTGGAGCGACCAGGGGGTGGACGGTAGTTTCCGCTTCCTCAGCCGGGTCTGGCGCCTGGTCTGCGACCTTCTTCCTTTCGTTGGCAAGGGAACGGCTGTAGATCCTGCGGCCCTTTCCGATGAGGCCCTTGCCCTTCGTCGCTCCGTTCACAAGACGATTCGCAAGGTTACCGACGACATCGATGAACGTTTCCATTTCAATACCGCCATTGCGGCCATTATGGAGCTTGTTAACTCCATCTATGCCTTCGAGCCCAAGAATGCGCCCGAAAACGGGCCGGTTCTGACTGAGGCCATCGAGAGCGTCGTCATAATGCTTTCCCCCTTCGTTCCCCATGTGGCAGAAGAGCTCTGGGAGTCCCTCGGCCACCGGGGTGGGGTAGAGTCGGCCGGTTGGCCCTCCTTCGATCCTGCGGCCGCAGTTGATGCGGAGTTCCTCATCGTGGTCCAGGTGAATGGCAAGCTCAGGGGCAAACTGACGGTATCCGTCGATGCCACTGAGGAGCAGGTCAAGGCAGCCGCCTTTGCGGACGAAAAGGTGAAGCCGTGGCTGGAGGGGAAACAGCTCCGCAAGGCTATTTACGTGCCGGGCAAGCTCCTCAATATTGTGGTAGGGTAA
- a CDS encoding cytochrome c3 family protein: MKRLLIPAILFILCLPFLLLAQDYQVVTFKTETAGAVDFNHPVHLKALGSNCTLCHNSIFKIGTKAAPVTMKEMEAGKSCGACHNAKRAFALAECTRCHVTKEVPVDIPHFGAVIFSHKFHLGLGAYGCADCHNTLFGARTDNPNVTMKEMEQGVSCGACHDGSTAFSVKGDCTKCHAVRNIPFSADVTFSHDVHLGFGHVCGDCHNKLFLAGPDSRRYTMLEMETQQSCGGCHNGSTAFSVKGDCGRCHTAVKDVTFSKSDAFFSHAVHTALLECSSCHSGTFVGGVNSRRYTMADMEKGLSCGVCHEDKTVFGVRGNCDRCHVKTKEVNFKTGAAGTVNFRHDAHSQMYGCGDCHNGIFTAGKGRKSYTMAEMGKGKSCGACHDGKTAFAATAAANCGTCHPLRDVLLPHDARFPHVKHLEFQTCSDCHNGLFLSGPGNRRWTMTQMEEGNSCGACHDGSSAFTVKGSCDRCHTSTVDVAFAVRQTGVTPFSHGVHTSLHGCSDCHNGIFGAGASAKRYTMADMEKGASCGACHDGKSAFAVKDNCTKCHPVKEIDFSKSGARFSHAFHLNAYGCTDCHDALFKPNADNRSWTMAEMEKGNSCGACHDGKSAFNVTGDCAKCHPVTKGVKYELPGDVGSVLFSHKSHSAKGYGCADCHSKIIVAGSGRSSHSMKDMEQGQSCGACHGFSMAFSVKDPVNCEKCHKRLY, translated from the coding sequence GTGAAACGCCTGCTCATTCCTGCCATATTGTTCATTCTATGTCTGCCTTTTCTTCTTCTCGCCCAGGATTACCAGGTGGTCACATTCAAAACCGAAACCGCCGGGGCGGTAGATTTCAATCACCCGGTACACCTGAAGGCCCTGGGCAGCAATTGTACGCTCTGCCACAATTCGATCTTCAAAATCGGCACCAAGGCGGCTCCGGTCACCATGAAGGAAATGGAGGCGGGCAAGTCGTGTGGAGCTTGTCACAACGCAAAAAGGGCTTTTGCCCTTGCCGAATGTACCCGCTGCCACGTAACGAAGGAAGTCCCGGTGGATATCCCCCACTTCGGGGCCGTAATTTTCAGCCATAAATTTCATCTTGGCCTTGGCGCATACGGTTGTGCCGATTGCCACAATACCCTCTTCGGCGCCAGGACCGACAATCCCAACGTCACCATGAAGGAGATGGAGCAGGGTGTTTCCTGTGGTGCCTGTCATGACGGCAGTACTGCCTTCTCCGTAAAGGGGGACTGCACCAAGTGTCACGCGGTTCGCAATATTCCCTTCTCTGCCGACGTCACTTTCAGCCATGATGTCCACCTGGGATTCGGCCATGTCTGCGGAGACTGCCACAACAAGCTGTTCCTGGCCGGTCCCGACAGCAGGCGCTACACAATGCTGGAGATGGAGACGCAACAGTCGTGCGGCGGCTGTCACAACGGCAGCACCGCCTTCTCGGTCAAGGGTGACTGCGGCCGCTGCCACACTGCCGTCAAGGATGTGACGTTCAGTAAAAGTGATGCTTTCTTCAGCCATGCTGTCCATACCGCTCTTCTTGAGTGCAGCAGTTGCCACAGCGGCACCTTCGTAGGCGGGGTGAATAGTCGGCGCTACACCATGGCCGATATGGAAAAGGGGCTTTCCTGCGGTGTCTGTCATGAAGATAAAACGGTATTCGGAGTGCGCGGCAACTGTGACCGTTGCCATGTGAAAACCAAAGAGGTCAACTTCAAAACTGGGGCTGCCGGCACCGTGAATTTCAGGCATGATGCCCACAGTCAGATGTATGGCTGCGGTGACTGCCACAATGGCATCTTTACCGCCGGAAAAGGACGCAAAAGCTATACGATGGCTGAGATGGGCAAAGGGAAGTCGTGCGGCGCGTGCCACGACGGCAAAACTGCTTTTGCCGCCACTGCCGCCGCCAATTGCGGCACCTGCCACCCCCTGCGGGATGTGCTCCTTCCCCATGATGCCCGCTTCCCCCATGTGAAGCACCTCGAATTCCAGACCTGCAGCGACTGCCATAACGGGCTGTTCCTCTCCGGTCCGGGAAACCGCCGCTGGACCATGACCCAGATGGAGGAAGGCAACTCCTGCGGCGCCTGCCACGATGGTTCGAGCGCATTCACTGTCAAGGGATCGTGCGACCGCTGCCATACCTCAACAGTGGATGTGGCATTTGCTGTGCGCCAGACGGGAGTCACCCCCTTCAGCCATGGGGTCCATACTTCGCTCCATGGTTGCAGTGACTGCCACAATGGGATCTTCGGAGCCGGTGCATCCGCTAAACGCTACACCATGGCCGATATGGAGAAAGGGGCTTCGTGCGGGGCGTGCCACGACGGCAAAAGCGCTTTTGCCGTGAAGGATAACTGTACAAAGTGCCATCCGGTCAAGGAGATCGATTTCAGTAAATCAGGCGCGCGTTTCAGCCATGCATTCCACCTCAACGCCTATGGTTGCACGGATTGCCATGACGCCCTGTTCAAGCCGAACGCCGACAACCGGTCCTGGACCATGGCCGAAATGGAAAAGGGGAATTCCTGTGGTGCCTGTCATGACGGCAAGAGTGCCTTCAACGTCACAGGCGATTGCGCAAAATGCCATCCGGTTACCAAAGGGGTGAAGTATGAGCTCCCCGGCGATGTGGGGAGCGTCCTTTTCAGCCATAAATCCCATTCGGCCAAAGGATATGGCTGCGCAGACTGTCACAGCAAGATCATCGTTGCCGGCTCCGGGAGGAGCTCCCATTCCATGAAAGATATGGAACAGGGGCAGTCGTGCGGCGCCTGCCACGGTTTCAGCATGGCCTTCAGCGTGAAAGATCCCGTGAATTGCGAAAAGTGTCATAAAAGGCTCTATTGA
- a CDS encoding response regulator: MAVKKILIVEDSPTMRQLIAYTLRRLPDVALVEATDGVDALKKLGCDKFDLIFTDINMPIMDGLKLVSHVRNDPELKHIPIVIITTEGADEDRKRGVALGANNYLTKPIQAGKILAVAKELLEIG, encoded by the coding sequence ATGGCTGTAAAGAAGATACTGATAGTCGAAGATTCGCCCACCATGCGGCAGCTAATTGCTTACACTCTGCGGCGCCTGCCCGATGTGGCACTGGTGGAAGCGACCGACGGAGTTGACGCGTTGAAGAAGCTCGGTTGCGATAAATTCGACCTGATATTCACCGATATCAACATGCCGATCATGGACGGCCTCAAGCTTGTGAGCCATGTCCGCAACGACCCGGAGCTGAAGCACATCCCGATCGTCATCATTACTACCGAGGGTGCCGACGAGGACAGAAAGCGGGGAGTCGCGCTCGGCGCAAACAACTACCTCACAAAACCGATTCAGGCCGGCAAAATACTTGCGGTGGCAAAGGAATTGCTAGAGATCGGTTAA